In one window of Brachyhypopomus gauderio isolate BG-103 chromosome 16, BGAUD_0.2, whole genome shotgun sequence DNA:
- the LOC143477771 gene encoding uncharacterized protein LOC143477771 isoform X2 — translation MTGDYDTRESVGAVRDTAGSESFEALIYHCIKKAKKEAVNNNNNSRSKRTDASSSQTQQLQASQAPRHRPETCTPARKRRKNTLRKAPYLHLASILRWSPPPREDRKALLTSVNSTSTTYGSLL, via the exons ATGACAGGAGATTACGACACGAG GGAGTCTGTAGGTGCCGTGAGAGACACTGCAGGGTCTGAGAGCTTTGAAGCACTGATTTATCACTGTATTAAAAAAGCCAAGAAAGAGGctgtcaacaacaacaacaactccaGATCCAAAAGAACAG ATGCCTCCTCCTCTCAGACCCAGCAGCTGCAAGCATCTCAGGCACCCAGACATCGCCCGGAGACCTGCACCCCCGCCCGGAAGAGGAGGAAAAACACCCTGAGAAAAGCCCCTTATCTTCACTTGGCTTCCATCCTACGCTGGTCTCCTCCCCCCCGAGAAGACAGGAAAGCACTGTTGACCAGCGTGAACTCCACCTCCACTACCTACGGGTCTCTGCTCTGA
- the LOC143477771 gene encoding uncharacterized protein LOC143477771 isoform X1, translated as MTGDYDTRESVGAVRDTAGSESFEALIYHCIKKAKKEAVNNNNNSRSKRTVPHLPLYGVFACSSALLCPDASSSQTQQLQASQAPRHRPETCTPARKRRKNTLRKAPYLHLASILRWSPPPREDRKALLTSVNSTSTTYGSLL; from the exons ATGACAGGAGATTACGACACGAG GGAGTCTGTAGGTGCCGTGAGAGACACTGCAGGGTCTGAGAGCTTTGAAGCACTGATTTATCACTGTATTAAAAAAGCCAAGAAAGAGGctgtcaacaacaacaacaactccaGATCCAAAAGAACAG TTCCACACCTGCCCTTGTACGGTGTTTTTGCCTGTTCTTCTGCGTTGCTGTGTCCAGATGCCTCCTCCTCTCAGACCCAGCAGCTGCAAGCATCTCAGGCACCCAGACATCGCCCGGAGACCTGCACCCCCGCCCGGAAGAGGAGGAAAAACACCCTGAGAAAAGCCCCTTATCTTCACTTGGCTTCCATCCTACGCTGGTCTCCTCCCCCCCGAGAAGACAGGAAAGCACTGTTGACCAGCGTGAACTCCACCTCCACTACCTACGGGTCTCTGCTCTGA